In Saccharomycodes ludwigii strain NBRC 1722 chromosome III, whole genome shotgun sequence, one DNA window encodes the following:
- a CDS encoding uncharacterized protein (similar to Saccharomyces cerevisiae YMR170C | ALD2 | ALdehyde Dehydrogenase) has translation MASFKTIELPSGKTYEQPLGLFINNEYVDSSSSETLTAYNPATGEEICKIQQACPKKDVDIAVAAARKAFPIWHNIPAVEKRDLFFKLADLVQENKQILAEIESLNSGKPIEQNAKYDIDELIGVLKYYGGWIDKLNGKSFIPSDKKICYTYHQPLGVVGCIIPFNYPLAMMSWKWTSIACGNTAVFKSADQTPLSTLYFAQLVKEAGFPPGVFNVVSGFGSTVGDALVKHLGVDKIAFTGSTVVGQMIQRNAAVNLKPVTLECGGKSPIVIFDDCDFDQAVKWTACGIFNNMGQICSGTSRCYVQDTIYEKFLVELAKHVKENYPIGDPNDANVVVGPQISLKQKERVGKYIKSAIDEGCRIILGGEGLPEEIVSSKKLSKGYYVKPTIIADITPETTVSKEEIFGPVISVGKFSDYDQCLELCNGLDYGLGSAIFTQDITRAINFSKNVEAGMCWINSSNDVDFNVPFGGVKMSGHGRELGEYGLSNFTNVKAVYINLGQKL, from the coding sequence atggcatcttttaaaactatCGAATTACCATCGGGCAAAACTTATGAACAACCTTTGGGTTTATTTATCAACAATGAATATGTtgattcttcttcttcagaAACCTTAACTGCCTATAATCCAGCTACTGGTGAAGAAATTTGTAAAATTCAACAAGCTTGTCCTAAGAAAGATGTTGATATTGCCGTGGCAGCAGCTAGAAAAGCTTTTCCAATTTGGCACAACATTCCAGCTGTTGAAAAGAgagatttgttttttaaattagCAGACTTGGTtcaagaaaataaacagATTCTCGCTGAAATTGAATCATTGAATAGTGGGAAACCAATTGAACAAAATGCCAAGTACGATATCGATGAGCTAATCGGGGttctaaaatattatgGTGGTTGGATTGATAAATTGAATGGTAAATCATTTATCCCTAgcgataaaaaaatatgttacACTTATCACCAACCATTGGGCGTAGTTGGCTGTATTATACCATTTAACTACCCATTAGCTATGATGTCCTGGAAGTGGACTTCAATTGCCTGTGGTAATACGGCTGTTTTCAAATCAGCGGATCAAACTCCGTTATCCactttatattttgctCAATTGGTTAAGGAGGCAGGGTTCCCACCTGGTGTCTTTAACGTAGTTTCAGGGTTTGGTTCAACTGTTGGTGATGCCTTGGTGAAACATCTAGGCGTTGATAAAATAGCATTTACTGGTTCCACAGTTGTTGGACAAATGATTCAAAGGAATGCAGCTGTTAACTTAAAACCAGTCACCTTGGAATGTGGTGGTAAGTCGCCTATTGTCATATTTGATGATTGTGATTTTGATCAAGCAGTTAAATGGACTGCTTGTGGtatttttaacaacatGGGTCAAATCTGTTCTGGTACCAGTAGATGTTATGTTCAGGATACTATTtatgaaaagtttttagTTGAGTTAGCTAAACATGTTAAGGAAAACTATCCAATAGGTGATCCAAACGATGCCAATGTTGTAGTTGGTCCACAGATTTCactaaaacaaaaagaaagagttggaaaatatataaaatcaGCTATTGATGAAGGTTGTCGTATTATTTTAGGTGGAGAGGGCCTGCCTGAAGAAATTGTTAGTAGTAAGAAATTATCCAAGGGCTATTACGTTAAGCCAACTATTATTGCTGATATTACACCTGAAACCACAGTTTCAAAAGAGGAAATATTTGGCCCAGTTATTTCTGTTGGTAAATTTTCCGATTATGATCAATGCTTAGAACTATGCAATGGTCTTGACTACGGTTTGGGTTCGGCTATTTTTACACAGGATATTACAAGGGCtataaatttttccaaaaatgtTGAAGCTGGTATGTGCTGGATTAATAGCTCCAATGATGTTGATTTTAATGTTCCATTTGGTGGTGTTAAGATGAGTGGACATGGTAGAGAACTAGGTGAATATGGATTATCTAATTTCACTAATGTCAAAGCTGTTTACATCAACTTAGGACAGAAATTATAG
- a CDS encoding uncharacterized protein (similar to Saccharomyces cerevisiae YMR170C | ALD2 | ALdehyde Dehydrogenase) encodes MTVSARYEEIKLPSGTTYKQPLGFFINNEFHNSSNNEKMPVVYPVTGEQVCELEIASSTTDLNAAVKAAKDAFPIWKSTPATVKRNLFFKLADLVEQNWEILAEIESFDTGKPLANVSRGDIGRIIDCFRYYGGWIDKLHGQSFIPSDKKICYTYHQPLGVVGCIIPFNYPLSLMSWKWTAIACGNTAVFKSAEQTPLTILYFAQLVEKAGFPPGVFNVVTGYGKDLGDALVKHLDICKIAFTGSTFAGQLIQKNAAVNLKALTLECGGKSPIVIFDDCKFEQAVKWTCIGIFSNMGQICSGTSRCYVQAGIYDKFIEALVDHLDKYYKIGDPFDDKTMVGPLITKIQQQRVLEYISTAIKEGCELVYGGLEKPQNISKCLEKGFYVRPTIFKDVEPHHTIFKEEVFGPVISITKFDEFDKVLESCNDNQYGLGAAIFTQDITRATVFAREIEAGMCWINSSNDVDMNVPFGGIKMSGVGRELGEYGLANFTNVKAVHLNLANDL; translated from the coding sequence atgaCTGTATCTGCTAGATatgaagaaataaaattaccATCAGGTACCACATACAAGCAACCATTAGGGTTCTTTATCAACAATGAGTTTCATAACTCATCGAATAACGAAAAAATGCCAGTAGTTTATCCCGTGACTGGTGAGCAGGTTTGTGAGTTGGAAATAGCTTCCAGTACTACTGATTTAAATGCCGCAGTAAAAGCTGCCAAAGATGCTTTCCCAATATGGAAAAGTACTCCTGCTACtgtaaaaagaaatttatttttcaaactgGCAGATTTGGTCGAACAAAATTGGGAAATCTTGGCCGAAATTGAAAGTTTTGATACAGGTAAGCCATTAGCTAATGTATCCAGGGGTGATATTGGCAGAATTATTGACTGTTTTAGATACTATGGTGGTTGGATTGATAAGTTACATGGTCAATCATTTATCCCtagtgataaaaaaatatgttacACTTATCACCAACCATTGGGCGTAGTTGGCTGTATTATACCATTTAACTACCCATTATCATTGATGTCCTGGAAGTGGACCGCAATTGCCTGTGGTAACACTGCTGTTTTCAAATCAGCCGAACAAACACCATTGACTATATTGTATTTTGCTCAATTAGTGGAAAAGGCTGGATTTCCACCTGGTGTATTCAATGTGGTTACCGGATATGGTAAAGATTTGGGTGATGCCTTGGTTAAACATTTAGACATTTGTAAAATAGCATTTACTGGGTCTACCTTTGCCGGTCAATTAATTCAAAAGAATGCAGCTGTTAACTTAAAAGCGTTAACTTTGGAATGTGGTGGTAAGTCGCCTATTGTCATATTTGATGATTGTAAATTTGAACAAGCAGTTAAATGGACTTGTATAGGTATTTTCAGTAATATGGGTCAAATTTGTTCTGGTACCAGTAGATGTTATGTCCAAGCTGGCATTTatgataaatttattgaagCCTTAGTAGACCATTTggataaatattataagatTGGCGACCCATTTGATGATAAAACAATGGTGGGTCCAttaattacaaaaattcAACAGCAAAGAGTCTTGGAATATATTTCTACAGCTATTAAGGAAGGTTGTGAATTGGTTTATGGAGGGTTAGAAAAGCCACAGAACATAAGCAAATGTTTAGAAAAAGGGTTTTATGTTAGACCAACTATTTTCAAAGATGTTGAGCCTCACCAtaccatttttaaagaagaagTTTTTGGGCCAGTGATTTCGATTACCAAGTTTGATGAATTTGATAAGGTTTTGGAAAGTTGCAATGACAACCAATATGGTTTAGGTGCTGCTATTTTTACACAAGACATCACTAGGGCCACTGTATTTGCTAGAGAAATTGAGGCTGGTATGTGCTGGATTAATAGTTCTAACGATGTTGATATGAATGTTCCATTTGGTGGTATTAAGATGAGTGGTGTGGGTAGAGAGTTGGGTGAGTATGGTTTAGCTAATTTCACTAATGTGAAAGCAGTTCATTTAAACTTGGCTAATGATTTATAA
- the PHO2 gene encoding Pho2p (similar to Saccharomyces cerevisiae YDL106C | PHO2 | PHOsphate metabolism), giving the protein MIPQEFDYNSTNFSFNHLSTDSTGVNFLINENPSVNSKNNSNNDQINIANPQHSFNDFLSNTGNSSDGSNSLTNTPFLQDHLTHTLSNTIHTTNIMHSGIKEDMDEQRTKSKINGSASSGLYVIPNHQSIININDNVDFTTDNDNNKTKNFSATADIVHDFQLDNKDANYANFHGFQKETYIDNTAVNNANYDTSTYITNVKNDYNTVPSTHSNNNNNNNNNNNNNNIDNNSSSSSSSNNNNNNSESKENGNRVKRKRATGQALAILMNEFEKNPSPNSQMRKRIAEMACLDEKKVRIWFQNRRAKYRKSSSKYTLTNVRNSGSNLSPTGPESVSSYNNDYDYENASQPPRSSAVDMNFSNPYDDRFEFDRIALNINNNYYFIDAISLTIGSWKRVKSGKLRADESLECVKNLFNLSPITINEIMANATDLMVLISKKNFEINYFFSAIANNSKILFRVFFPISSIVNCSLSLQKKDIATTTTASKDLPILSEDDLSELRLMLNKSPKFAVYFSDAMDDLASNKWNICEDFSEGKQVSEAYVGSNEIPHILKGLEDSLKFMHSLILDYNSTHIISTNLQPHQSILANSSSNSNEVLYPSTAKNNLQDIASYGHQNNDVTNSANDNKLIDISGNPLQLSNPDDAFISAYVHNILEQPTTTKITTTEDADNIKVKNHNTMMNTPDFFKGDEDQNGFQNLNLLNFTNNDLDR; this is encoded by the coding sequence ATGATACCTCAGGAATTTGATTATAACtcaacaaatttttcattcaATCATTTATCAACCGATTCCACTGGTGTGAATTTTCTCATAAATGAGAACCCTAGTGTTAATAGcaaaaataacagtaacaacgatcaaataaatattgcCAATCCACAACATAGctttaatgattttttaagtAACACAGGTAATTCAAGTGATGGTTCCAATTCTTTAACCAATACTCCATTTTTACAAGATCATTTAACTCACACACTAAGCAACACTATTCATACCACCAATATTATGCATAGCGGTATTAAAGAAGATATGGATGAACAACGTACCAagtcaaaaataaatggatCCGCATCATCTGGCTTATATGTTATACCTAATCATCAATCTATCATCAATATCAACGATAATGTTGATTTCACTACTGATAACGACAacaataaaactaaaaactTTTCCGCTACTGCTGATATAGTACATGATTTTCAATTAGATAATAAAGATGCAAATTATGCTAATTTTCATGGATTTCAAAAGGAGACTTATATAGATAATACAGCTGTCAACAATGCTAATTACGATACTAGTACCTATATTACTAATGTTAAGAATGATTATAACACTGTGCCTAGTACTCatagcaacaacaacaacaacaacaataataataataataataataatattgataataatagtagcagtagtagtagtagtaataataacaataataatagtgaatCGAAGGAAAACGGTAATCGagttaaaagaaaaagagccACTGGACAAGCATTGGCTATCCTAATGaatgaatttgaaaaaaatccaAGCCCAAATAGCCAAATGCGTAAAAGAATAGCAGAAATGGCCTGTttagatgaaaaaaaagtaagaATTTGGTTCCAAAATAGAAGAGCTAAATACAGGAAATCTAGCTCCAAATATACACTTACTAATGTTCGCAACAGTGGTTCTAATTTATCACCTACAGGGCCAGAATCAGTTTCCTCCTATAATAACGATTACGATTACGAGAATGCATCACAACCGCCGCGTTCCTCTGCCGTGGATATGAACTTTTCCAACCCATATGACGATAGGTTTGAATTTGACCGTATTGCtctaaatattaataacaactattattttatcGATGCAATCTCCTTAACTATTGGCAGTTGGAAACGTGTCAAAAGTGGTAAACTAAGGGCGGATGAAAGTTTAGAATGCGTAAAAAACttgtttaatttatcaCCAATCACTATAAATGAGATTATGGCTAATGCCACGGATTTAATGGTTTTGATCtccaagaaaaattttgaaatcaattattttttcagtGCTATTGCAAATAAttccaaaattttatttagagTCTTTTTCCCCATAAGTTCTATAGTTAATTGTTCTTTAtctttacaaaaaaaagatattgcaacaacaacaactgCTAGTAAGGATCTGCCCATTTTAAGCGAAGACGATCTTTCCGAGCTAAGATTAATGCTAAACAAATCACCCAAATTTgctgtttatttttctgaTGCTATGGATGATCTGGCTTCTAATAAGTGGAATATATGCGAGGATTTTTCGGAGGGTAAACAAGTAAGTGAAGCCTATGTTGGTTCAAACGAAATACCCCATATTTTAAAGGGTTTGGAGgattctttaaaatttatgcATTCTCTGATTTTAGATTATAATAGTACACATATTATTTCAACTAATTTGCAGCCACATCAATCAATACTGGCAAatagtagcagtaataGCAATGAAGTTTTGTATCCATCTACagctaaaaataatttacaaGACATTGCATCTTATGGTCACCAGAATAATGATGTAACTAATTCAGCCAATGATAACAAACTTATAGATATTAGTGGGAATCCCTTGCAGCTATCAAATCCAGATGACGCATTTATATCAGCATATGTCCATAACATACTGGAACAAcctacaacaacaaaaataacaacaacggAGGACgctgataatattaaagttaaaaatcaTAATACCATGATGAACACACCTGACTTTTTCAAGGGAGATGAGGATCAGAATGGGTTTCAGAATTTGAATCtattaaattttacaaataatGACCTAGATCGATAA
- the EAR1 gene encoding Ear1p (similar to Saccharomyces cerevisiae YMR171C | EAR1 | Endosomal Adaptor of Rsp5p) — protein sequence MLLKQLLFLCILQKFVRGFPILKRTDDSVAFGFPVNLLSPNQSPDYLLFVNDEVNIKNNNTGDDDNIFDFSIFLFFSFGIMLISYALLAIIYIIVKFIVHKVFQKKISLFGRRIGRGGILTDLESNVSTNNHEANTRSMNNSSNNHSSNRYDLSVYLDDEDDIQANLETLSSEEQFYYKQGEEYVKQNPPLLIPNTNRLNSQDGSSVVEDPIMTEQALQYIEEEGAHAWEFQADPNLPCDTVIVENKTYLTFLNYHYDASIMTSLPIPYQNRVYYYECKIYEIFPSENVSNNDLESDIISIGFATNPYPYFRLPGRHHHSVAYDSNGSRRFNNSFELTENLKHLLPKCEKGDVMGIGYRTRSGTVFFTHNGKKVKETEVGGHIKKWRLKYLYPIVGANFPCKLGCNFGTFGFVYIEANIKKWGFASMNGLKLAPPSYATIGEDVLLESCGEDEDETEAEDDDNDYDYLGEEYNEHADASSGGSSGSDVTRNKPSNTILRDSNNNNNNNIITSVNSTNRQRSKNQSIVTNDNVINSDSNYRFENIAPPPGFEFSTSVSQNGDSISLDYLPPNPPNYASDEDQPSVGLVRSSSDNARNRLLPDNQDQENGDANSDIDDFIIELANEDDMLLRENTLANQNV from the coding sequence atgttattaaaacagcttttatttttatgcattttacaaaaatttgTACGAGGGTTTCCAATCTTAAAAAGAACCGATGATAGTGTTGCATTTGGGTTTCCTGTTAATTTGTTGAGTCCAAACCAGTCACCAGACtatcttttatttgttaacGATGAGGtcaatataaaaaacaacaacactGGAGACGATGATAAcatatttgatttttccatttttctaTTCTTTAGTTTTGGTATTATGCTCATTTCATATGCTCTGCTAGCtatcatttatattattgtaaAATTTATAGTACACAAAGtatttcaaaagaaaatatctttatttggACGTAGGATCGGCAGGGGTGGTATTTTAACGGATTTGGAAAGCAATGTGTCAACTAACAATCATGAGGCCAACACTAGGTCTATGaacaacagcagcaacaacCATAGCAGTAACAGATATGATTTAAGTGTATATTTAGATGACGAAGATGACATACAAGCCAACTTAGAAACTTTATCATCTGAGgaacaattttattacaaaCAAGGCGAAGAGTATGTTAAACAAAATCCACCTTTATTGATACCCAACACCAATAGGCTGAATTCACAAGATGGCTCATCAGTGGTGGAAGACCCGATTATGACTGAGCAAGCTTTACAGTACATCGAAGAAGAGGGTGCACATGCTTGGGAGTTTCAAGCGGATCCAAACCTACCATGCGACACCGTtattgttgaaaataaaacatatttaacttttttaaactatCATTACGATGCTTCCATCATGACTTCTTTGCCCATTCCATATCAAAACAgagtttattattatgaatgtAAAATATATGAAATATTTCCTAGTGAAAATGTAAGTAATAATGACTTAGAGAGCGATATAATATCTATTGGTTTTGCTACCAATCCGTATCCATATTTTAGACTACCTGGCCGTCATCATCATTCGGTAGCCTATGATTCCAACGGTTCTCGTAGATTTAACAACTCATTTGAATTAACGGAGAATTTGAAACACTTATTACCCAAATGTGAAAAGGGTGATGTCATGGGTATTGGATATAGAACAAGGTCGGGTACAGTATTTTTTACGCACAACGGTAAAAAAGTCAAGGAAACTGAGGTTGGTGGTCATATTAAGAAATGGCgactaaaatatttgtatcCTATTGTGGGCGCTAATTTTCCCTGCAAGTTGGGTTGTAATTTTGGTACATTTGGTTTTGTGTACATAGAAGCTAATATCAAGAAATGGGGGTTTGCCAGTATGAATGGCTTGAAATTAGCTCCACCTTCTTATGCTACTATTGGAGAAGATGTTTTACTAGAGAGTTGTggtgaagatgaagatgaaacCGAAGCAGAGGACGACGACAACGATTACGACTATCTGGGTGAAGAATATAATGAACATGCAGACGCTAGTAGTGGTGGTAGTAGTGGGTCAGACGTGACCAGAAATAAACCATCTAATACTATCTTAAGagatagtaataataataataataataatatcataaCCAGCGTTAATTCGACAAATAGACAACGTAGTAAAAACCAATCGATTGTCACCAACGATAACGTTATTAATTCTGACTCCAATTATAGATTTGAAAACATAGCTCCACCTCCTGGGTTTGAATTTAGCACGAGTGTTTCTCAAAACGGTGATAGTATATCCTTGGATTATTTACCGCCTAATCCGCCGAATTATGCTAGCGATGAAGACCAACCGAGCGTTGGACTTGTACGTTCTTCAAGTGATAATGCAAGGAACAGATTACTGCCGGATAACCAAGATCAGGAAAATGGAGATGCTAACAGTGATattgatgattttattattgaacTGGCTAACGAGGATGACATGTTGTTAAGGGAAAACACCTTAGCAAACCAAAATGTTTGA
- the HUL5 gene encoding ubiquitin-ubiquitin ligase HUL5 (similar to Saccharomyces cerevisiae YGL141W | HUL5 | Hect Ubiquitin Ligase) gives MQNFTGQSRKRRVNLSTTSRRNRQELIKNASQEREKRALEKKKLISSIKIQSKIRTFLSNKKLAFKIKTNYATLGNTSNLILILFGTRILKYFSLLDLKTIINDIDVGSASFHKCVAKILIKLLNYKEVQQDTEITNIIFGKLGKLATPLSGHDYYTEILKFVLNGDYKDRGPFSKYNEFCNFVNACMSPLLFLRILQLDVEQVVHQRNFTELLHNLDPTMWFTDFPVDEIEELSLAPLVRNIGFEFINCYGNEDGKCDAFFQIYLKVLYKAKNSFKSFCYSKLDTGIFSPSYLSFVSQCRYKILECISQDFAAVFNFLYRFSPDKSTAYSVCLSLIVKPNWMKGLHEACFSDKITSNTSENDTTEKLGDWCSDKISLLIKVLETYLILVTDYELLNPVSATINYPINYFKQVCKFIKETVFKQYRNRIVESTNIFVKNEDTLGNYAEILHKIYIRDTRIKIFPTDFWVIEDADFQENIKIDTLVFQYVEYYRDSAENLFHNVEEQKTSVGLREIKKTHQYYEREKKEIMDKFIQRKKLTREATSKQLMKFYMLYKFPYFIPFMQRVDWFYKLIAKDEYFFDVNQDMPIWPLQNLTGAIANHGRRGRIEATISREHILENAYDAFNSVGELLKGQLALTFTNEVGGIEAGIDGGGLTKEFLTGICEEGFKNRPELFKNNSNNEVYPTEYHDNRMDLNYTFFMGKILGKCLFEHVLIDVSFASFFLNKLLMDDEHLASSTFDELNSLDPELYKNLIKLLSLKSNGKGSGEDIEALGLYFEIDIKDYYGNSKSVELIAGGSGIKVDSKNLFKYILAVADFKLNRQYQASIAYFKNGFNTIIPQHWICIFSAKELQTLISGGIDQKIDIDNLRANTEYGGFTEDDITIKYFWEVLDEFDDEQRSKFVKFITSVPKPPLQGFQSLNPKFGIRNAGYTNRNRLPTASTCVNLLKLPDYRDKELLREKLLYSINSDANFELS, from the coding sequence atgcaAAATTTTACTGGTCAAAGTAGGAAAAGAAGAGTTAATTTAAGCACAACTTCACGTCGTAATAGACaagaattaattaaaaatgcaTCACaggaaagagaaaagagagctttagaaaaaaagaaattgattagtagtataaaaatacaatccAAAATAAGAACATTTTTGAGTAATAAGAAACTTGcctttaaaataaaaaccaaTTATGCTACTCTTGGGAACACAtctaatttaatattaattcttttCGGTACAcgtattttaaaatattttagtttattGGATCttaaaactattattaaCGATATTGACGTGGGAAGTGCCAGTTTTCATAAATGTGTGGCAAAGATATTAATTAAACTATTGAATTATAAAGAAGTGCAGCAAGATACtgaaataacaaatataatttttgggAAATTGGGGAAATTGGCCACACCATTATCAGGAcatgattattatactgaaattttaaagtttgTTCTTAATGGCGACTATAAGGATAGGGGACCATTTAGTAAGTATAACGAGTTTTGTAACTTTGTCAATGCTTGTATGTCTcctttgttgtttttacGTATTTTACAATTAGATGTGGAACAAGTTGTACACCAACGAAATTTCACCGAACTTTTGCATAATTTAGACCCTACTATGTGGTTTACTGACTTTCCAGTCGATGAAATTGAAGAGCTATCTTTGGCTCCCTTGGTCAGAAACATTGGATTTGAGTTTATAAATTGTTATGGCAATGAGGATGGCAAATGTGATgcattttttcaaatatatttaaaagttcTATACAAAGCAAAGAACTCATTTAAATCATTTTGTTATTCCAAGTTGGATACCGGTATTTTTTCTCCATCATATCTCAGTTTTGTTAGCCAATGtagatataaaatattagagTGTATATCTCAGGACTTCGCAGCTgtgtttaattttctttacaGGTTTTCACCAGATAAATCTACGGCATATTCCGTATGTTTGAGTTTGATAGTAAAACCTAATTGGATGAAGGGTTTGCATGAGGCCTGTTTCTCTGACAAGATCACTTCTAATACTTCTGAAAACGATACAACTGAGAAACTGGGTGATTGGTGCTCTGACAAAATTTCTTTACTAATCAAGGTATTAGAAACTTATTTGATACTTGTAACTGATTATGAGTTGTTAAATCCAGTTTCTGCCACGATTAATTATCcaattaattatttcaaACAGGTGTGCAAGTTTATAAAGGAAACTGTGTTTAAACAATACAGAAATAGGATAGTTGAAAGCACAaacatttttgttaaaaatgaGGATACACTTGGGAATTATGCTGAAATTCtacataaaatatatatcagGGACACGAGAATTAAGATATTTCCCACAGATTTTTGGGTTATTGAAGATGCTGATTTtcaagaaaatattaagaTAGATACTTTAGTTTTCCAATACGTTGAATATTACAGAGACTCTGCAGAAAATCTTTTCCATAATGTGGAAGAACAGAAAACATCCGTTGGCCTTCGagaaataaagaaaaccCATCAGTATTAcgagagagagaaaaaggaGATAATGGATAAGTTTATTCagaggaaaaaattgaCTAGGGAGGCTACATCTAAACAATTAATGAAATTCTATATGTTATACAAGTTCCCGTATTTTATTCCTTTTATGCAAAGAGTGGATTggttttataaattaattgCTAAAGATGAGTACTTCTTTGATGTGAATCAAGATATGCCGATTTGGCCGTTACAAAACCTTACTGGTGCGATTGCCAATCATGGCCGTAGAGGCAGAATAGAGGCTACTATTTCTAGGGAACATATATTAGAAAATGCTTATGATGCATTCAACTCCGTTGGCGAATTGCTAAAGGGCCAATTAGCATTGACTTTTACCAATGAAGTTGGGGGTATAGAGGCAGGAATTGATGGCGGGGGCCTAACAAAAGAGTTTTTGACAGGTATCTGTGAAGAAGGCTTTAAGAATCGACcagaattatttaaaaataatagcaataatgaGGTGTACCCTACAGAATATCATGATAATAGGATGGACTTGAACTACACCTTTTTTATGGGGAAAATTTTGGGTAAATGTTTGTTTGAGCATGTTTTAATTGATGTTTCCTTtgcaagtttttttttaaataagcTATTGATGGATGACGAACATCTTGCATCTAGTACTTTTGATGAGTTGAATAGCTTAGATCCAGAATTGTACAAGAATTTGATCAAGTTATTATCGTTAAAAAGTAATGGCAAGGGAAGTGGAGAAGATATTGAGGCATTGGGACTATACTTTGAAATAGATATTAAAGATTACTATGGAAACAGTAAAAGTGTGGAGTTAATCGCTGGCGGATCGGGAATTAAAGTGGATAGTAAAAacctttttaaatatatattggCAGTCGCAGACTTTAAATTAAACAGACAATATCAAGCATCCATagcatattttaaaaacggGTTCAATACGATTATACCTCAACATTGGATTTGTATATTTAGCGCCAAAGAGTTGCAAACTTTAATCAGTGGTGGTATTGATCAAAAAATAGACATAGATAATTTACGTGCAAATACAGAATACGGTGGTTTTACAGAGGATGATATaactattaaatatttctgGGAGGTTTTAGATGAGTTTGATGATGAACAAAGAAGTAAGtttgttaaatttattacatCCGTACCCAAACCACCGTTGCAGGGATTCCAATCGTTGAATCCTAAATTTGGCATAAGAAATGCTGGATACACCAACAGGAATAGGTTGCCTACAGCTTCAACATGTGTTAACTTGTTAAAGTTACCTGATTACAGGGACAAAGAGTTGTTAAGAGAAAAGTTGCTGTATTCTATCAACAGTGATGCAAATTTTGAGTTATCGTGA